The DNA segment AAAATCCCTTACTCCTTGATTTACTGTAACAATCACAGGTTTGCATCCCGAAAAGATATCCGTATTTCTGATTTAGACGGAGAAAGACTTCTCTGCCCGGAAGCACCATTTGAGCTCAACCATGTAGGTGATATGCTCGAGAAAATGTTTGCGGAAGGCGGAGCCCATACCTTTAAAAAAATCCAGATTCACAATTATGACGAAGTCCCCTGGCTCATGAAGGAAAACGACGCGATTTATATTTCGCCTATGGTCAACAACCAGGCATACGGCAGTGACACAAAATATCGTTTTCTGCTTCCGGAACTTTACCATACGGATGTCAGCGCTGTCTGGCTGTCTAAGAATACAAATGCTGCCATTCATCTCCTGTGTTCTGCCATCAAGGTCTGTTATCCATGAAATTTCATATTCTTTTATCTCTTTCATGCTGTTTTTGCATAGCTTATCCGAAAATAGAATAAGCTATGCAAAAACAGCATTTTACTTTCCCCCGTATCAGAAATTATAATGATTCTATGGAACAGTGGAAGGTGTGTTTCAAAATTATAATGAATGTGGAGGTGTTTTCTATGAGCAATGAAGTAAAAAAAGATGTACTCGATGTGGAGCCGTATTATCCTGACGTCTATAAATACGGTAATATTATGACAAAACACATCACCTGGGAGGGTGATCCATGGTACGAGGTGGGACAGAGCTATTTTGAAAATTCCTATATTCATGCAGGTCTCTCAGGACTGGAAGAAACTTTTAAAGGTCCTGATGCAGCAAAGCTTCTCTCTGATTGCAGCATCAATAACGTATATAAATGGAAAAGCGGAAAGTGCAAACATCTGGTTGCATTGACTCCGGACGGACTGGTTGCAAATCATGCACTTTTTTTTAAAGATGCTGAAGAAAGTTTCCGCACAACTGCGGGCTGTTCCGTTCCTTATCTTACGGCGCTTCAAAGCGGCAGCTACCAATGTGAATATCTTACCAAAAAAGTATTCATCTTTCAGTTTTCCGGGCCTTTATCTCTGACCATCCTGGAAAAATCGACACAGACAAGCCTGCGCGATGTAAAATTCCTTGATTTTTGCCCAGTCTCAATTCCCGGTATCGAAGCTGAACTGGAAATCTGCCGCATCGGCATGAGCGGGACACTCGCATATGAAGTCCACGGGCCGGCCGAGCTTGGACCAGCTGTCTATGACCACATTTACCAGATTGGGAAGCCAATGGGTATGAAGAGAATGGGCTGGAAGGATTATACTGTAAACCATACATTTGGCGGTTTCGCACAGATGACCGTTAACTTTGAGACATCCCTGTATCAGAGTCCTGAATTTTGTGCAAATGCCCCTTTCCCAATGGTGTGCAAAGGAAGTGTAGACCCAAAGGATATTCGTGCACGCTTTCGGACACCTCTGGAATGTGATTGGGCATGGATGGCAAAGCTCGACCACGAATTTGTAGGCCGGGAAACTCTGGAAAATGAGATTGCAAACCCAAAGAGAAAATTAGTAACCCTAGAATTTAATACAGATGACCTTGCAGATGTTTACCGTTCCCAGTTTACAGACTCTCCATATAAATATATGGATATGCCGTGTGCAGATCCGCAGCCGGCCGGCGGACATCAGGATTATGTAACCGATAAGGACGGGAACGTAATTGGCATTTCCGCTGATCCGACTTTTAGTTCCCATTTCCATACTATGATTTCACAT comes from the Blautia liquoris genome and includes:
- a CDS encoding aminomethyl transferase family protein, with the translated sequence MSNEVKKDVLDVEPYYPDVYKYGNIMTKHITWEGDPWYEVGQSYFENSYIHAGLSGLEETFKGPDAAKLLSDCSINNVYKWKSGKCKHLVALTPDGLVANHALFFKDAEESFRTTAGCSVPYLTALQSGSYQCEYLTKKVFIFQFSGPLSLTILEKSTQTSLRDVKFLDFCPVSIPGIEAELEICRIGMSGTLAYEVHGPAELGPAVYDHIYQIGKPMGMKRMGWKDYTVNHTFGGFAQMTVNFETSLYQSPEFCANAPFPMVCKGSVDPKDIRARFRTPLECDWAWMAKLDHEFVGRETLENEIANPKRKLVTLEFNTDDLADVYRSQFTDSPYKYMDMPCADPQPAGGHQDYVTDKDGNVIGISADPTFSSHFHTMISHAILDVDQIEEGKEVLVQWGDYGKKIKNLRASIARFPYIHGVMDNRDYDLSTVPSGIE